A single region of the Brassica rapa cultivar Chiifu-401-42 chromosome A03, CAAS_Brap_v3.01, whole genome shotgun sequence genome encodes:
- the LOC103861618 gene encoding uncharacterized protein LOC103861618, which produces MKKLARRWRRTRGDDEDDDDKLALPTFDDIDSRPIDTQEQEEYVRSLEEAHAQQSRQWKSVFAVLLVCYGAFLFYSSFQQFMSPWELRYHAYFMEDLKSWMVISAEWIAIMACCLSIVGLLDKKNDHGRWFWYSCVPGSALAIFWIYYLLRLPKFRWDAIWLPFGPLCGAGICLYVDHLLEESSEEVKKLRNYMYAYKAR; this is translated from the exons ATGAAGAAGTTAGCGAGAAGATGGCGGAGAACTCGCGGCGACgacgaagatgatgatgataagctCGCCCTTCCTACTTTTGACGACATCGATTCTCGGCCTATCGATACGCAAG AGCAAGAAGAGTACGTCAGGTCGCTCGAAGAAGCTCACGCTCAGCAAAGTCGTCAATGGAAG AGCGTGTTCGCCGTTCTTCTGGTTTGCTACGGAGCTTTCCTCTTCTACTCCAGTTTCCAGCAGTTCATGTCACCGTGGGAGCTG CGGTATCATGCCTACTTCATGGAAGATCTTAAGTCGTGGATGGTCATTTCAGCTG AGTGGATTGCTATCATGGCTTGCTGCCTCTCAATTGTGGGGCTACTAGATAAGAAGAATGATCATGGACGGTGGTTTTGGTACTCTTGTGTTCCCGGATCTGCATTGGCCATCTTTTGGATTTACTACTTACTGAG GCTTCCGAAGTTCCGGTGGGATGCTATATGGCTTCCATTTGGTCCCCTTTG CGGAGCTGGAATTTGTCTATACGTGGATCATCTACTGGAGGAATCATCTGAAGAAGTGAAAAAACTAAGGAACTATATGTATGCATACAAAGCAAGGTAG